One segment of Ureibacillus thermophilus DNA contains the following:
- a CDS encoding DUF4870 domain-containing protein, whose amino-acid sequence MEEKWAKVIIHASAFFAPVLVPILFFLISQEETIKRLSIQALLFQFVMWVLIGISTVLSFVLIGIPFLIIFGIMTLVVPIIGIFNALRENEWNYPIVGRWV is encoded by the coding sequence ATGGAAGAAAAGTGGGCAAAAGTTATTATTCACGCAAGTGCATTTTTTGCTCCGGTTTTAGTGCCAATATTATTTTTTCTAATTAGCCAAGAGGAGACAATCAAACGTCTTTCTATCCAAGCGTTACTATTCCAATTTGTCATGTGGGTGTTAATCGGTATTTCGACAGTACTTAGTTTTGTATTAATCGGTATTCCGTTCTTAATCATTTTCGGCATTATGACTTTGGTTGTACCGATTATCGGAATTTTCAATGCGCTTCGAGAAAATGAATGGAACTATCCGATTGTAGGACGATGGGTGTAA
- a CDS encoding methyl-accepting chemotaxis protein: MNQDTITSIQFISEQSHNIATSTSQGLDYVADTEEKSNQGKAQLAKQTDLMNTILKSVNLLEESMMNLRSSSQKISEIVNLVTGIADQTNLLALNASIEAARAGEHGKGFAVVAEEVRKLAEETKNAVQDVSTLIKEMEANISDMTSSVNNVDEQVKLSVETQGNLAESFEQIAKKVSEIRNQYASTFKDIEQISNNISHLVESTNLIAKSSDTLIEVVHDISK, translated from the coding sequence ATGAATCAGGATACTATTACATCCATCCAATTCATTTCAGAACAATCTCATAACATTGCTACATCCACATCACAAGGTTTGGATTATGTAGCGGATACAGAAGAAAAATCCAATCAGGGTAAAGCCCAATTAGCAAAACAAACAGATTTAATGAATACGATTTTAAAAAGCGTTAATTTATTAGAAGAGTCCATGATGAATCTACGCTCTTCTTCTCAGAAAATTTCCGAGATTGTCAATTTAGTTACAGGTATTGCCGACCAGACAAACTTGCTTGCTCTTAACGCCTCCATCGAAGCAGCGCGCGCGGGTGAACACGGAAAAGGCTTTGCTGTTGTAGCTGAAGAAGTTCGAAAACTCGCAGAAGAAACAAAAAATGCTGTACAAGATGTGTCTACATTAATTAAAGAAATGGAAGCGAATATTTCAGACATGACATCCAGCGTAAATAACGTGGATGAACAAGTGAAATTAAGCGTTGAAACTCAAGGCAACTTAGCAGAATCGTTTGAACAAATTGCAAAGAAAGTGTCTGAAATCCGCAATCAATACGCTTCTACGTTCAAAGACATCGAGCAAATTTCAAACAATATTTCCCATTTAGTAGAAAGCACTAACTTGATTGCTAAATCTTCTGATACGTTAATCGAAGTTGTTCATGATATTTCGAAGTAG
- a CDS encoding CtsR family transcriptional regulator encodes MKNISDLIEGYLKRIIELDDKGHIEIKRSELADKFQCVPSQINYVINTRFTVEKGYLVESKRGGGGYIRIFRVKPSSKVELIDHLIKQIENGATQNMAEDIIYRLLEEGVIMEKEARLMLAAVNRDTLKLQLPTRDELRSAILKAMLLTLKYEK; translated from the coding sequence ATGAAAAATATTTCCGATTTGATTGAAGGGTATTTAAAACGGATTATCGAATTAGATGATAAAGGACATATTGAAATCAAACGTAGCGAATTAGCCGACAAATTCCAATGCGTTCCCTCGCAAATAAATTATGTCATCAATACACGATTCACGGTGGAAAAAGGCTATCTTGTTGAAAGTAAACGAGGTGGCGGTGGATATATTCGAATTTTTCGTGTGAAGCCGAGCTCAAAAGTGGAGTTGATCGATCATTTAATTAAGCAAATCGAAAATGGCGCCACTCAAAATATGGCGGAAGATATCATATATCGATTGCTGGAAGAAGGAGTAATCATGGAAAAGGAAGCAAGGTTAATGCTCGCAGCCGTTAACCGTGATACGCTGAAGCTTCAACTACCAACTCGCGATGAACTAAGGTCGGCCATTTTAAAAGCGATGTTACTAACTTTAAAATATGAAAAATGA
- a CDS encoding protein arginine kinase, with product MNLDYFLKAEAPSWMGDGGSEDDIVISTRVRLARNLEGFRFPLIFTDEEAKTIDQMVAQAFYQLNDEKHNFSHFTIQEMPALKRQVLVEKHLISPMLAGKEKFASVIISQDEAISVMVNEEDHLRIQCLAPGLKLVETYEMANKLDSQLEKLLPFAFHNDFGYLTSCPTNVGTGLRASVMMHLPGLSMTKQIKALTQMLARFGMVVRGIYGEGSENLGNMYQISNQVTLGKSEDEIIDDLQEVVMQIIEQERKARQALLAQSAIALEDRIHRAYGTLKHARIMTSEEAATCLSNVRLGVDLGIIQDVPKHILNECTILIQPGFVQQYAGTTLEPAERDVFRAKLIREKLNNGKLKRKGEEKYDV from the coding sequence ATGAACCTAGACTATTTCTTAAAAGCAGAAGCACCAAGCTGGATGGGGGATGGAGGTTCGGAAGATGACATTGTCATTTCCACCCGCGTTCGGTTGGCAAGAAATTTAGAAGGTTTTCGGTTTCCATTGATTTTTACTGATGAGGAAGCGAAAACTATCGACCAAATGGTGGCGCAAGCCTTTTATCAATTAAACGATGAAAAACATAATTTTTCCCATTTTACGATTCAGGAAATGCCTGCGTTAAAACGGCAAGTACTTGTAGAGAAACATCTAATTAGCCCGATGCTTGCAGGAAAAGAAAAGTTCGCATCAGTGATTATCTCGCAAGATGAAGCCATCAGTGTCATGGTCAATGAAGAAGACCATTTAAGAATTCAATGTTTAGCCCCTGGCCTTAAATTAGTCGAAACTTATGAAATGGCGAATAAATTAGATAGCCAGTTGGAAAAACTTTTACCGTTTGCTTTCCATAACGATTTCGGCTATTTAACGAGCTGTCCGACAAATGTAGGTACCGGTTTAAGAGCCTCTGTTATGATGCATTTGCCTGGGCTTTCAATGACAAAACAAATCAAAGCTTTAACGCAAATGCTCGCTCGCTTCGGCATGGTGGTGAGAGGCATTTACGGTGAAGGCAGCGAAAACTTAGGAAATATGTATCAAATTTCAAATCAAGTCACTCTTGGAAAATCTGAAGATGAAATTATCGATGATTTACAAGAAGTCGTGATGCAAATTATCGAACAAGAACGAAAAGCAAGACAAGCGCTTTTAGCCCAATCAGCCATTGCTTTGGAAGACCGCATCCACCGGGCTTACGGTACATTGAAACATGCGCGGATTATGACGAGCGAAGAAGCGGCTACTTGTTTATCCAATGTTCGATTAGGTGTCGATTTGGGAATCATTCAAGATGTTCCAAAGCATATTTTGAATGAGTGTACAATTCTTATTCAACCTGGATTTGTACAACAATATGCAGGCACTACATTAGAACCGGCTGAACGGGATGTATTCCGAGCAAAATTAATACGGGAAAAATTAAATAATGGAAAATTAAAACGAAAAGGAGAGGAAAAATATGATGTTTAA
- a CDS encoding UvrB/UvrC motif-containing protein — MLCEHCKQREATVTVTQIINGHKSEKHYCEVCAAQFHPFNFEFHKEEPFPIHQLLSNWFGMPLLKNDVQERPVQPSVQTTACPACGFTFRKFLNEGKLGCPQCYETFREKLPQVLEKIQAGTKHTGKRPGQKADNNRLLKKQIEHAREQMQLAIQDERFEDAARFRDEIKELERKLEMGGVDTP; from the coding sequence ATGCTTTGTGAACACTGTAAGCAACGGGAAGCAACGGTAACTGTTACACAAATCATCAATGGTCATAAAAGCGAAAAACATTATTGTGAAGTATGTGCAGCCCAGTTTCATCCTTTCAACTTTGAATTTCATAAAGAAGAACCTTTTCCGATTCATCAATTACTTTCCAACTGGTTTGGCATGCCGCTTTTGAAAAATGATGTGCAAGAAAGACCTGTTCAGCCCTCCGTTCAAACGACTGCATGCCCAGCTTGCGGATTTACATTTCGTAAATTTTTAAATGAGGGGAAATTAGGCTGTCCTCAATGCTATGAAACTTTCAGGGAAAAACTTCCGCAAGTGCTTGAAAAAATTCAGGCAGGAACGAAACATACAGGCAAAAGACCTGGGCAAAAAGCGGATAACAATCGCCTCTTGAAAAAACAAATTGAGCATGCCCGTGAACAAATGCAATTAGCCATTCAAGATGAGCGATTTGAAGATGCAGCGAGATTCCGAGATGAAATCAAAGAACTGGAACGTAAGCTTGAAATGGGAGGTGTGGATACACCATGA
- a CDS encoding ATP-dependent Clp protease ATP-binding subunit: MMFNRFTQRAQKVLQLAQEEAIRWKHESIGTEHILLGLIREGGGIAAKALEAIDVTPEMIERGIEELVGKGTKDVGPIVHYTPRAKKVIELAVDESRKLGHAYIGTEHILLALIREGEGVAARVLANAGVSLNKARQQVLLLLGSNDVSQNSNPAQTVSTPTLDSLARDLTAIAREGGLDPVIGRSKEITRVIEVLSRRTKNNPVLIGEPGVGKTAIAEGLAQQIVNNEVPETLRDKRVMTLDMGTVVAGTKYRGEFEDRLKKVMDEIRQAGNIILFIDELHTLIGAGGAEGAIDASNILKPALARGELQCIGATTLDEYRKYIEKDAALERRFQPIQVDEPTVEETIQIIKGLRDRYEAHHRVKITDEAIEAAAKLSDRYISDRFLPDKAIDLIDEAGSKVRLRSFTMPPNLKELEDKLENVRNEKNAAVSSQEFEKAAALRDTEQKIKEELEQLKKSWKEKQGKEESKVTVEDIAEVVSMWTGIPVNKIAQEESEKLLHLEEELHKRVVGQHEAVEAISRAIRRARAGLKDPKRPIGTFIFLGPTGVGKTELAKALAEVMFGDEDAMIRIDMSEYMEKHSTSRLVGSPPGYVGFEEGGQLTEKVRRKPYSVVLLDEIEKAHPDVFNILLQVLDDGRLTDSKGRTVDFRNTVVIMTSNIGAEALKYQKNLGFGVGEKDSKYKDMKSTMMDELKKAFRPEFLNRIDEIIVFKPLEKEELKQIVSLMAKSLVKRLKDQDIDLELTDAALEKIAEEGYDPQYGARPIRRALQKNVEDRLSEELLKGTISKNGKVVFDYVDGEFVVREKNTVENA; this comes from the coding sequence ATGATGTTTAATCGATTTACTCAACGCGCTCAAAAAGTGTTGCAGTTGGCACAAGAAGAAGCGATTCGTTGGAAACATGAATCCATCGGCACAGAACACATCCTGCTTGGGCTTATTCGAGAAGGCGGAGGTATCGCCGCAAAAGCCTTAGAAGCAATTGATGTAACGCCAGAAATGATTGAACGAGGCATTGAAGAATTAGTAGGAAAAGGAACAAAAGACGTAGGACCAATTGTACACTATACACCTAGAGCGAAAAAAGTTATTGAACTAGCCGTTGATGAATCGCGGAAATTAGGCCACGCTTACATCGGTACAGAACACATTTTGCTTGCGTTAATTCGAGAAGGCGAGGGTGTTGCAGCGCGCGTGCTTGCAAATGCTGGTGTAAGCCTCAATAAAGCTCGCCAACAAGTGTTATTGCTCCTTGGAAGCAACGATGTTTCCCAAAACTCAAATCCTGCGCAAACAGTTAGCACACCAACCCTTGACAGTTTGGCAAGGGATTTAACAGCCATTGCCCGTGAAGGCGGACTTGACCCAGTGATTGGACGCAGCAAAGAAATCACACGGGTTATTGAGGTTCTTTCCCGCCGTACAAAAAACAACCCAGTGTTGATTGGGGAACCGGGTGTAGGTAAAACGGCTATTGCAGAAGGCCTTGCGCAACAAATCGTGAACAACGAAGTACCTGAGACTTTGCGCGATAAACGTGTCATGACTCTTGATATGGGTACAGTTGTTGCAGGTACAAAATACCGCGGTGAATTTGAAGACCGTTTGAAAAAAGTGATGGATGAAATTCGCCAAGCCGGCAACATCATCTTGTTCATCGATGAGCTTCATACATTGATTGGTGCTGGTGGTGCAGAAGGTGCCATTGATGCTTCCAATATTTTAAAACCAGCTCTTGCCCGCGGAGAATTGCAATGCATCGGTGCCACAACATTGGATGAATATCGCAAATATATCGAGAAAGACGCAGCATTAGAACGTCGATTCCAACCAATTCAAGTGGATGAACCGACAGTGGAAGAAACAATCCAAATTATCAAAGGATTGCGTGATCGCTATGAAGCTCATCATCGCGTAAAAATTACAGATGAAGCCATTGAAGCGGCAGCTAAACTTTCTGACCGTTACATTTCCGACCGCTTCTTGCCTGACAAAGCGATCGACTTGATTGATGAAGCTGGTTCTAAAGTGCGTTTACGTTCCTTTACAATGCCTCCAAACTTAAAAGAACTTGAAGATAAATTAGAAAATGTGCGCAATGAGAAAAACGCAGCTGTGTCAAGCCAAGAATTTGAAAAAGCAGCCGCATTGCGCGACACAGAACAAAAAATTAAAGAAGAACTTGAGCAATTGAAAAAATCTTGGAAAGAAAAACAAGGAAAAGAAGAATCCAAAGTAACCGTTGAAGATATTGCCGAAGTCGTTTCCATGTGGACAGGAATTCCAGTGAACAAAATCGCTCAAGAAGAGTCCGAAAAATTGCTTCACTTGGAAGAAGAATTGCATAAACGTGTTGTCGGCCAACATGAAGCAGTGGAAGCAATCTCAAGAGCTATTCGCCGCGCCCGCGCTGGACTGAAAGATCCAAAACGACCAATTGGTACATTTATCTTCTTAGGTCCAACTGGCGTAGGTAAAACAGAATTGGCAAAAGCATTAGCAGAAGTTATGTTCGGCGATGAAGATGCGATGATCCGCATTGATATGTCCGAATATATGGAAAAACACTCCACTTCCCGCTTAGTTGGTTCACCTCCTGGATATGTAGGATTTGAAGAAGGCGGCCAATTAACGGAAAAAGTTCGCCGTAAACCATACTCTGTTGTGCTTTTAGATGAAATTGAAAAAGCGCATCCAGATGTATTCAACATCTTATTGCAAGTGCTTGATGACGGCCGCTTGACTGATTCAAAAGGACGCACAGTGGATTTCCGCAACACAGTTGTCATCATGACATCCAACATTGGTGCGGAAGCGTTAAAATATCAAAAAAACCTAGGATTTGGCGTAGGAGAAAAAGACAGCAAATATAAAGATATGAAATCTACTATGATGGACGAATTGAAAAAAGCCTTCCGTCCAGAATTCTTAAACCGAATTGATGAAATTATCGTCTTCAAACCATTAGAAAAAGAAGAATTGAAACAAATCGTATCCTTGATGGCAAAATCTTTAGTGAAACGCTTAAAAGATCAAGATATCGATTTGGAATTAACAGATGCGGCTTTAGAGAAAATCGCCGAAGAAGGCTACGATCCGCAATACGGCGCCCGCCCAATCCGAAGAGCTTTACAGAAAAATGTAGAGGACCGTTTATCCGAAGAATTATTGAAAGGCACGATTTCGAAAAACGGCAAAGTTGTCTTTGACTACGTGGATGGCGAGTTTGTTGTAAGAGAAAAAAATACGGTTGAAAATGCATAA